Genomic window (Sulfurovum sp. NBC37-1):
GCAATTTTGTCTATTTTGATACATGTCTATAAAGAGGTAATGTTCCAATGCTTCTTTCAGCAGAGCATTAATGATTAATCTAAGATTATGGTTTGACTTAACAGAAAATGTTTCATTGCAAAGATGTTCAATATTGGTAACACTATGTAAAAGTTTTACCATTTTTACATTGCCAAGATAGGGAAACATTCTTTTATCTTCTTTGGATAGTGTGTCTATTCCTACTATAGGTATTTGTTTTTGCTTTGCCCAAATTAATTCTTGCTGCGTCCAAACTGTGTGTCCATAATTATCAGAATATACAAATAGAAACAAACTATCATTCACATTTTTTTCCAGTACCTTTTTCCAACTTGATGAATTCTGGATATCCGTTTCATCGAAAAAATTATCAAGTTTAATATCATTATCAATAAAAGTTTTAATTAATTTTGCTATATTTCTACCATCTTTTTTTGCATGAGAGATAAATATCTGTAGTTTGTCTTTCCTCAAGATAAATCGCAAAATATCATGTGTTATTTCAGTATAAAGAAAATTTAGAAGATCTTCTTTTTGAAAAGCTCTAATGAAATTAATTTCATCACCCCACAACTTCATTTGTCCATAATTTTCAGTTAATGCAACAAAAACTACTCTTTTATTCTCTTGCCATTTATGTAATAGTTTTAATTGTATATCACTGTTTGCATAAGTCTTTGCTATTAATAAATCATCAATCAAAATAATATCAATTGCATTATTATTTTCTTGATAATCAGACAATTCGAAGAAATAAACATCAAAAAGTTTTCCACCTAAAACATCATCATCTTTAAAAAAGTAATTTTCTATAAAAAATTTCTTTAATTGTGATAGGCTATCTAACTCTTTAGCATAATAAATATTTAAAATCATCTTTCATTCCCTTATAGATTATTTCTTTTGTATACTCAAACCTTTAACTCCTGCCATATCTTCTAATATAGATGAATATGCTCCAAGAATTACTTGTAAATCTTTCAATTCTTTTCTAAACATTTTACGCTGTTCTGCATCATTCAATTTACCATCTGCAGAAAGCTTGTGCCATTTCCCAGTAAAAGGTCGTACTTCTTCATTAATAATAAATAATGCTATACGAGAAAAATCAGGAGCATGCCTTCCATATTTTTTCAGTAAATCTCTTGTGAGTTGAAATAAAGTATATATACTTTGAAGAGCTGTAACTTCATCTCCTTCTTCATCACCAAGTTCTTGTGTAGTTATACGTGTTTGCATCTCTACATACATTTCCCATGCAGCATTTTTATCTACATCATTAGGCATAAAATCCATTTCTATAAAACCTGCTTTAGCTTTCAACCCTGACAAACTCCATTTGTCAAATAATTCACTCCATTTCATTTGTTTGTTCCTTTCTATTTATAATTTGTAACAATTCATTTATGCTAGCTTTACTGAAGCCATCTTTAGCATCAATATATGATAGATTCCTAAAGGCAGGAAAATCATTAATATTTGTATTATCTAATAAAACAGGAATAATAAAAGCATTTTGATTTAATGCCCTCTGTTTTTCTTGCCAAAACCATTTTGACTCTTTTGCATTTTTACTAAGAAAAATTAAAACAGCTCCTCTGTCTTTTGTTTCCTGAAGAGCATCATAAATTTTATCTTGTATATTGTCTCCCATTTTGATAGATGCGGTATCCTTAAAAATTCGAAACCCAGAAGATTCTAATTGCTCATAAATCTTATTTACTTTATAATTATCTTTATGTGAATAAAGGAAAAAGAGTGTTGCCTGTTTCATTAAATTGTCAAGCTTTGATAACTGCGTACATCTCTCGTATTTTAATTTTTCAATATCTATTTCTCTATAAATTTTAAAAGATAAAGATTGAACATATTTTCGTTCCCATTTAAACCATTTTGACTCTTCTGCAAATGAACTCGTACATGAAACAAAAATGTTTCTAGCTGAAATTTCCCATTCCAGTAAAGGCTTAATCATATTCTTTTTATCTTCATCCTCCAAAGATTTCAAATAAAACATTAAAGCACTAAAACCATTATCTTCTAAATAATTTCGTACTATTTTAACCTCTTCATAATCATGAGAAGAATGTGATAAAAAAACCCAACCATTTGCTTTCTTTTCCCAATGTTCATCGTTTATAAGTTTTTTCATTTTTTTTTAACCTATTTGCCTATTAAATATTCACGTATGATTTTATATAACTGATCTGAGGTTAATGTATTAAAATCTAATTTTTTAAATAAATATTCAGAGTCTATTTCCGTATCATTATTGACTATCATAAGCATATTCTTATTGTATTTTTTTGCTAATTCTAATTCTTTTAAGCAGTACTCACTTGTTTTAAATTCTTTATCAATAAAGAAAATTATTGACTTAGCATCTTTAATGGCGCCATCTAAAGATGAATTTAATTGATTTCCTACATACAAACTTTTTCTATCTAAAAAAACTGGGTATGCATCAGCATTAAGCATATTAATTGTTTTGTCAAATACATCAATCAAGTCTTTATTTGAATAACTAAAAAATACAGTATCAGTATATAAATTAGTATTAAAAAATTCAAATCCTCTATCTTTTAATTTTGTTCGTTCATCAATAAGAAATATTTTCTCACTATGAAATGCCATTTCTATACCTTCTTTTGTGCAAGGTGTAGTTAATATATTGAACCTTCTATTTTTCATTTGATTCATTAAGCTTCGTGTTGTATTAAATGTTAATTCTTTAATAGCATATTCATTTAAACTATGTTTGATCTCTTTGAACTCTTTTTCATAATTACTTTCAACTTCAAGTACAAAATAAAATTCTAATTTATAGGGGATATTATTTACACAAAATATAAAACCAATTTCTGTGCTAATATCTTTGTATTTTTCACAAACTTGTAAAAGCATTGTCTCTATTGGTCTTCTGTTTCCATAGTCAAAAGAAAAACTTGTTTGAAGATATTTTCTACTCATTTTTGCCACTCCACACCACTACGATTATTAACAAAAGAAGGAAAAGAGTTATCTGGGATAATATTGTTCCGTCTTTCAAATGCCTCATGAATCCACCTTTGTACTTCATAAGGATTATCACTCCATTCATAAAGCTTTGCAAAGCCACAATCAATATTTTCACTAAGTCTAGGTGGAATAGTTGTTTTTCTATATTTACCGTGTTCAATATCATAATAGTCATGGTAACTTGGTAATAAAATTCCTATTACACCTGATCTAGAACTATATGTTGTTTGCCTGATACTTGAAGCTATTTCCCAATCCACATGTTTTCTTTTCCAAGTTTCAGAACCAATTAATACAACTGTTACTGTTGAATCTCTCAAATATTCATCACGAATCTTCTGTCTTATTGTTTCTGTTCTTAAAAAAGGGTCAATATCGCCTATTTGAACAGACCTGGAAACCATAATATCATATTGGTTTGAAAACAATTCTTCAAACTTATTCCTATAATATTGGTCATTTGCATGATGGTAACTTACAAATACTTTATGCCTCATATATATACTCCTTTTGAACTATTTCCTAACCATTTACTCAATTCTTTAGCTGTATTTGTTTTATGGTCATATACCATCCAGACATCTTTATCGTATCCTTCCAATCCTCCATATACTATTCGACTATATAGGCCTAAATACTCTTGCTCTGTCCACTTTTTATCATATGATTTTTCTACAGAGGGAAAAATTGCAACATCATAATTACTTTTGCTTCCATCACCCAATCCAAGCTCCCATGGAATCCATTTACTGTCTTTACTATTTGGTGTAACAAAAACAACCATCTTTGGAAGTTTCTTAATTGTGTCTTTAAGTATCTTAGCCGTTTCAAAAGAAGGAGGTTCAGGTAGCCTATCATCCCCTTTATCCATATAGACTTTACCCCCATGATTAGTTAATATTTTTAGTGGATATGGTAATATTTCTATATCTTTAGAAGAATAGGATAGAAAAACATTTTTAGATATATCTTTTCTTGCAGCAATTTTAATTAGAGTATTTTCATTTAAAATTTCTTTTTCTGAATAAGCCCTCATTTCATCCATTGTTATAATTTTTGGCATCTTTATGTCTCCTCCCTTTTTTTATCCCCGTTGAGCCTTCCCCAGAAGTACGAATAAGTTTCAAGACGCTTAGGGCATCAAAAACTTAGTTTTTGTATGACATAAACACATCTTGTCTTTCTATTCAAACTAAATTAGCCATAATTAGACAAATTTTAGCACATTTACATCAAAAAGAGCCGCAAAAGACAAAAATGGACTCATAGTTTGCATGAGTGAGTCTTAGTGGGCGGATGTCATACTGGAGTTTTGTCAAATATGCCAAACTGGAATTACCCCTCAAAAAGAGTACAAAAACTGAAACCAAAAAAGAGACACCAAAAAAAGAAAATACCAACGATGGACCACTAATCGCCAAAGCCAATTTTAAAACAGGTAAAAAATGGAATCCTCACACGGTAGATATACCTAAAAACAGAATATTGTAAAGGTAGAGGAGTTTATCCTCTGATCTTTACCGATGGGAACCCTCCAGTTTTTGTAAGGTCTAAAGCTAACTGCTCTGAATCCATTAACTTAAGGGCACCTCTAAAAATAGGTGATAGCCACAACATCTCTAGCTTTTGTCTAGGCTAGGCACTCTTTTGAAACCCTAGCCATAGCTAAGGTGAAAAAGAGTAACAACGCATAGGCGAAAGCTAGTGATGCCCGTAGGGTGGGCTTTGCAAACGTAATCTTGCACAAGATATTTACTTCGTCTTAGCTACGGCTAGGACTTGAAAATCTCTTGCACAATCTCACATTTGCAAAACCCATTGTGGGTGTTACCTATTATTAGAGGTGCCCTTAACAACATACCTCACATTTCTACCAGCCGTTCCCTCTACTTGTTCTATGAGGTTTTTTGAGACCAGATCAGCGATGTCTCTCTTGGCTGTGGCGGTAGAAGTTTTGGCTATGGAGATATATTTTTTTGTATTTAGCCCACCCTCGAAACCATCAACTCCAGCATCCAATAACTTATTGAGCACTTTTATTTGGCGAGTATTTAGTGAATACTCTCTTGCTCTATCCCAAAAATTGGCTTTTTGTATGGCTATTTGAACCTGTTGTAGTGATATTTCTATGGCTTTGTTTATCATATCTGTATGCCAAGATATCCACTCTGTTATCTCTAAACTTTTGTTATACATGAGCTTTTGACTGTGCTCCAAAAGGTCATAGTAACTCTTTTTATCCTCTACTATGGCTGTAGATATGGAGTAGTAACCATCATTTAATCCAAGCTCTTTTGATAATACATAGTTTGTTATCGCTCTTGCAATTCTACCATTTCCATCATCATAAGGGTGTATAGTCACAAACCAAAAGTGGGCTATTGCGGCTTTAGTGTAAGGTTCTTCTGTACTTGTGTTTACAAACGCCAAAAAAACATCCATCTCTTTATCTAAAATATCTGGTGGTGGTGCGATATAGTGTGTCTGTTCTCTGCCCCCCTTATAGGAAACAACTGACATCTCCTCTTCTCTAAATTTAGCCACATTTATTTTATACAATCCACTATATCCGTCAGGAAACAGCGTATTGTGCCATCCATTGAGACGATCAACTGTGAGTGGCGAGTGATTTGTACTGCTATCCATAAACATCGCCACAAGTCCATCTGTGTGTTTAGTAGAAGTATCTTTTTTTGTAACGCTGCCAGCCATCTTTTTTAATATAGATGAACGAACACTCTGACGATCTAAAACCTCTCCTTCTATTTGAGAAGAGGTAACTATTTCATTGATAGAAGATTCCACTTTAAGAGCATTGCTTTTTTGAACTCCGAGCATGGTAAGTATGCCATCCAGTCTGCCACTGTTTCGACTCACAGACAATAAGCTTTTACTCAATACATCCTTATCGTATTTGAAATGAGGATAGTTATCATCTTGCCATATCCATATTTTTTCATCTTGCATTTCTATCCTTGGTCTGTGTGAGCTGATTATTTCAGATAATCGTATCATAATATGAGCCGATTGTCAAATTTAAGCAGCTCAAAGGTACAATAATTCTTTAGGCAAAGTATTTGAAGTGGTACACGAATTGGTACACGATTTATAGCCGATGGCTTGAAAGCACGGTTATTACAGACATATTAGGTAGATATTCAACGCCTGTCCCGTAAAGTTGTTGAGCCTTCCTCAGAAGTGCGAATACGTTTCACTGCGAATAGAACATCAAAATAATAATATTTGACAAAAACACACATTGTGTGTTATAATCAAACCATACAAAATAGAAAGGACAAGTATGACTACAACAGCAAATGAAAAAACTAGAACCAATGTCTATCTTGATACTGCGATGAAGAAAAAAGCTCAAGAGATATTTAAACAGTATGGCATGGGATTGAGTGATGCTTTTAACATATTTCTCTCTCAGGCAGTCATGGAAAAAGGTATACCTTTTCAAATCAAGATACCTAATGATGAGACAGCACAAGTCATCAAAGAAGCAAGAGTTGGTAAAAATATGACTAAAGTTTCACTTGAGGAACTTAAAAAGGAAGTAGGTGCTTGATATTGCTATACATAAAACTTTTACAAAAGATGTAAAGAAAGCAAAATTAAACCCAACGAATAGCGCAAAACTTTTTATGTATATCTCTCTACTTCTTAATGGGGAAGAGTTGCCCAGCCAATCAAAAGATCATGACCTTACAGGTACATACCAAGATACAAGAGAATTTCATATAAGCGGGGATCTTCTTGTCGTGTATAGAATAGAGGAAAATACCTTAGAACTCTTACGCTTGGGTACGCACTCTCAGCTATTCAAATAATGCTATATTTCAATCCCACTAAGGGGAAGTAAAATTCCCCTCATCTTCACAAAACTACAATGCAAAACAAATCACAAAAGCCATTTCGTATAAACGCTGATTTTTGTTAACGCAAAAATGCTATCATTAAAAATATACAGACAGGAGATATCATTATGTTAAAAGATCTATTTTACATTGGCCTGGGCGGTGCGCTTCTGGCTAAGGAAAAAGTTGAGAAAGAGCTCAATGAGCTGGTTGAAAAGGGCAAACTGAACAAAGAAGAGGCTCAAAAGCTGATCGACAAGGCCAAAGCCAAAGGCGAAGATGAAGAAAAGGAGTTCAAGTCCAAACTCAAAGAGGCGATCCGTGAAGTCCTTGAAGAGATGGACCTGGCTACCAAATCAGACATAGAAGCGCTTCACAAAGAGAAAGAGAAGAAAAAGTAATTACTTGACCCTTTCAAACTATTCGCCCGGACGGGTCAAACAAGTTTTTATTTTTCTGCTGACAGTCTATCTGCTGATCAAAAAGAAAGAGCGTTTTCTTTTTATGCGCCCGCTTTCTCCTTCCGAGCTGAGGGAGAGCATCAACGAACTGGGTGCAAGTTTCATCAAGCTGGCACAGGTACTGGCGACGAGAGCCGACTTCTTCAGTGATGCCTACCTGGCAGAATTGCGTTCCCTGCACGATGAGATCCCTCCCATGTCTCACAGAAACTTCAAAAAAGTCTATGACCGTGCTTTTGGGAACAGTAATCCCTTTGAACGTTTCAATGAAGAACCGATCGCCAGTGCTTCCATAGGAGAAGTGCACGAAGCATGGCTCAAAAGCGGTGAACACGTAGCGGTCAAACTGCGCCGCTGGCAGATCGAAGAGCAGATCAGAGCAGATATCCGGATATTGACTTTTTTCAACCGGATCTTCCGTCCGCTCTTTTCACACTACACCAAGAACTCCATTGATTCGCTTATAGCTGAATTTTCCGATATGATCCTCAAAGAGGTCAGTTTCACCAATGAACTCTCCAATCTTAAAAGTTTCAGTCTGGTCTACGAGAAGAGCGGTGTCATTTTCCCTGTTCCCTATGAGGTACACTGCTGCGATGATGCCATTGTAATGAGCTTTGAAAAGGGCATCCGCTTCGACGACAAAGAGGCGCTTCTGAACAACAAGATCGACTTTCAGACCGCCATGCACAAACTCATAGAATTCTACACTGAGCAGATGCTGATCAACGGTTACTTCCATGCAGACCCGCACCCGGGCAATCTTCTGATCCGCGAAGACGGACAACTGGTACTTTTGGATTTCGGGATGGTAAAACGCATCAGCAACCCGGCCCGTATCGCGATCATAGAGATGGTCAAATCCGCCCATGAGCAGGATTTTGAACTTTACATCTCCAGCTGCAAACGCCTGGGGGTCATCACCTATGAAGCACCTCAGGACCAGATGACCGAACTGACACAAAAAATGTTCGAGATCTTCAACGATGACTCACTCGATGCAACAAGTATGCAGGAACTTGCTTTCGGTGTCATGGCATCGATGCGGGATTTCCCGTTCAAACTGCCGCAGGAAGCGATCTACATTATGAGGGCAAGTGCCATCATTGAAGGTTTGGGGACCATTTATATCCACAATTTCAACGGTGTTAAGGACATCCTCCCCCTGCTCCAGAAGAACATCCCAAAAGCACTGGGAGCAGATAGCGGCATACTCGAAGCGGTCATAGATGAAGCGGGATCACTTCCCCTGACGCTCAGACAGATCAAGACAAGAATACAGAAGATCAGTGAGGATGAACTGCGGGTGCATTTGAGCGAAAGACAGCTGGAATGGCTTGAGAGCCGTTTAGCTAACCATCTCGATTCGTTTAAACTCTCGTTTGTGCTGATCTTGCTCGCGTTTTTCATTCTGCTGATCGATCCTGCCTACAAAGTGGCAGCGATTATACTCTTTGCCACAGGAGCGGTCAGACTGCTTTATAAATAGTTTTCATAAATATGCAGTTCCCAGTGCATGGGAAGCAGTTTATCCAGAGTCATCCATTAGCGATCAACGATCTTTCTTTCAATATTGATACTCAAAGCCGTTGTCATTTCATAAGAGATCGTACCGAACTGTCTGGCGGCTTTTTGGGCATCATTCATAATCACAAGTTCCTCTTTTGCAGATTCCAGAATAATGAAATCCATGGAAACACGCCCCAAGATAGGCAATCCTTCTGCTGTGATATACGGATGGGCGCTGTCACCGCGACACCAGCCGTCACCATACCCCAGGTCATAGGTTGAAACAGTCATCTCTTCGGGTGCAGTGAAATCTCCTCCGTACCCTACCCTTTCCCCTTTTTTAAGTCTGCGAGTAGCGATCTTCTTTGCAGACAGGGACAGTACTGGTTTCAAGGGGATGTCATCAAAAACGTCAGGCAGTTCATTGTAGCCATATGCGCCTATGCCGACACGTACCAGGTCTTCATCGAATGTTTTTGAACGCAGCGTAGCGGCAGAGTTGTGAGAATGGAAACGTACATTCATAAAACCGGCCTCTTTCACTCTCTCTTTCACTGATGCAAATTGCTTCTGCTGCCAAAAGAGTTCTGAACCCATCTCATCGGCCGAACGGAAATGGGTCATGACCCCCACAAGTTCCAAATCTTTCTTTTGGATCATTTGCAATGCACGCTCCAGCTCTTCGGGTGCAATACCGTTACGATGCATCCCGGTATCGACCTTGAGTTCCACTCTGGCGCCCAGCTCTGCATTTTCTATGTCGTTCAAACAGTTGAGTGCAAAAGAACAGATATCATCTTTGACCGCATGGTCTCCCAGTACCAGTACCGTCCGGAAGAGTTCTTTGATATTCTTGGCTTCCTCCATACTCCTGACCACTGCATGCCTGATGCCGAACTCTGCAGAGAGGGAAGCCATAAGTTGAAGACCGTGCCCATAGGCATTGTCTTTGAGTACAATGGCGATCTTCTCAACTGAGCCTGTTTTTAGTGCAATTTGGTTAAGATTGTGGTAGAAGTTTTCTTTGTTGATTATAATAGTTGCCATAATTATGATTATACAAACATAATGACTAAAAGGGGATTAAAATGGATTGGCTTACACTGCTTGAGATCGGTAGTATGTTCTTTACCGCCTACCTCATCTTTCTGCTCATTAAAGAGTTCAAGAAAAGCATTAGAGAGAGCAAACAGGGAAAAGTAAGCGGGAGATGTGACCTTGACTGAAAGAAGAATGGTTGCCGAATGGGAGCGTCAACGCTGCGTACTTATGTCTTTCCCCCATGAACATACCGATTGGCATGATCTGGAAAATCCCGCTTCACTCAATGATGCACTTTCTCCGTTTATACGTATCGCCCAGGCGATTGCCTATAAAGAGGCTGTTTACATCATTTGTCAACATAAAAAGAAAATATCCTCCATGTTCTGCAGTACAAAGAACATGACCTTTATAGAGATACCGACCAACGATACGTGGATACGGGATTACGGATACATCAGCATCGAAGAGGATGGGAAAACAAAACTACTCAATTTCGTCTTTGACGGATGGGGCGGCAAATTTGAAGCAGAACTTGACAACAGTGTCAACACTGTTTTACATCAGAAAGGCTATATGGGAATCACACCGCTTGAGCATATAGATTTCGTACTGGAAGGCGGTTCCATAGAGAGTGACGGGAAAGGAACCATTCTGACAACGAGTCAATGCCTCTGTAATCCCAACCGTAATGGCGGATCGACAAAAGAAGAGGCAGAATACAAACTGAAAGAGTATCTCGGTGCAAAAAGGATACTCTGGCTCGATTACGGCTATCTTGCAGGGGATGACA
Coding sequences:
- a CDS encoding toll/interleukin-1 receptor domain-containing protein, whose translation is MKKLINDEHWEKKANGWVFLSHSSHDYEEVKIVRNYLEDNGFSALMFYLKSLEDEDKKNMIKPLLEWEISARNIFVSCTSSFAEESKWFKWERKYVQSLSFKIYREIDIEKLKYERCTQLSKLDNLMKQATLFFLYSHKDNYKVNKIYEQLESSGFRIFKDTASIKMGDNIQDKIYDALQETKDRGAVLIFLSKNAKESKWFWQEKQRALNQNAFIIPVLLDNTNINDFPAFRNLSYIDAKDGFSKASINELLQIINRKEQTNEME
- a CDS encoding toll/interleukin-1 receptor domain-containing protein gives rise to the protein MSRKYLQTSFSFDYGNRRPIETMLLQVCEKYKDISTEIGFIFCVNNIPYKLEFYFVLEVESNYEKEFKEIKHSLNEYAIKELTFNTTRSLMNQMKNRRFNILTTPCTKEGIEMAFHSEKIFLIDERTKLKDRGFEFFNTNLYTDTVFFSYSNKDLIDVFDKTINMLNADAYPVFLDRKSLYVGNQLNSSLDGAIKDAKSIIFFIDKEFKTSEYCLKELELAKKYNKNMLMIVNNDTEIDSEYLFKKLDFNTLTSDQLYKIIREYLIGK
- a CDS encoding TIR domain-containing protein encodes the protein MRHKVFVSYHHANDQYYRNKFEELFSNQYDIMVSRSVQIGDIDPFLRTETIRQKIRDEYLRDSTVTVVLIGSETWKRKHVDWEIASSIRQTTYSSRSGVIGILLPSYHDYYDIEHGKYRKTTIPPRLSENIDCGFAKLYEWSDNPYEVQRWIHEAFERRNNIIPDNSFPSFVNNRSGVEWQK
- a CDS encoding toll/interleukin-1 receptor domain-containing protein codes for the protein MPKIITMDEMRAYSEKEILNENTLIKIAARKDISKNVFLSYSSKDIEILPYPLKILTNHGGKVYMDKGDDRLPEPPSFETAKILKDTIKKLPKMVVFVTPNSKDSKWIPWELGLGDGSKSNYDVAIFPSVEKSYDKKWTEQEYLGLYSRIVYGGLEGYDKDVWMVYDHKTNTAKELSKWLGNSSKGVYI
- a CDS encoding Fic family protein, producing the protein MQDEKIWIWQDDNYPHFKYDKDVLSKSLLSVSRNSGRLDGILTMLGVQKSNALKVESSINEIVTSSQIEGEVLDRQSVRSSILKKMAGSVTKKDTSTKHTDGLVAMFMDSSTNHSPLTVDRLNGWHNTLFPDGYSGLYKINVAKFREEEMSVVSYKGGREQTHYIAPPPDILDKEMDVFLAFVNTSTEEPYTKAAIAHFWFVTIHPYDDGNGRIARAITNYVLSKELGLNDGYYSISTAIVEDKKSYYDLLEHSQKLMYNKSLEITEWISWHTDMINKAIEISLQQVQIAIQKANFWDRAREYSLNTRQIKVLNKLLDAGVDGFEGGLNTKKYISIAKTSTATAKRDIADLVSKNLIEQVEGTAGRNVRYVVKGTSNNR
- a CDS encoding type II toxin-antitoxin system RelB/DinJ family antitoxin gives rise to the protein MTTTANEKTRTNVYLDTAMKKKAQEIFKQYGMGLSDAFNIFLSQAVMEKGIPFQIKIPNDETAQVIKEARVGKNMTKVSLEELKKEVGA
- a CDS encoding type II toxin-antitoxin system RelE/ParE family toxin; the encoded protein is MLDIAIHKTFTKDVKKAKLNPTNSAKLFMYISLLLNGEELPSQSKDHDLTGTYQDTREFHISGDLLVVYRIEENTLELLRLGTHSQLFK
- a CDS encoding phasin family protein — encoded protein: MLKDLFYIGLGGALLAKEKVEKELNELVEKGKLNKEEAQKLIDKAKAKGEDEEKEFKSKLKEAIREVLEEMDLATKSDIEALHKEKEKKK
- a CDS encoding ABC1 kinase family protein, with translation MTLSNYSPGRVKQVFIFLLTVYLLIKKKERFLFMRPLSPSELRESINELGASFIKLAQVLATRADFFSDAYLAELRSLHDEIPPMSHRNFKKVYDRAFGNSNPFERFNEEPIASASIGEVHEAWLKSGEHVAVKLRRWQIEEQIRADIRILTFFNRIFRPLFSHYTKNSIDSLIAEFSDMILKEVSFTNELSNLKSFSLVYEKSGVIFPVPYEVHCCDDAIVMSFEKGIRFDDKEALLNNKIDFQTAMHKLIEFYTEQMLINGYFHADPHPGNLLIREDGQLVLLDFGMVKRISNPARIAIIEMVKSAHEQDFELYISSCKRLGVITYEAPQDQMTELTQKMFEIFNDDSLDATSMQELAFGVMASMRDFPFKLPQEAIYIMRASAIIEGLGTIYIHNFNGVKDILPLLQKNIPKALGADSGILEAVIDEAGSLPLTLRQIKTRIQKISEDELRVHLSERQLEWLESRLANHLDSFKLSFVLILLAFFILLIDPAYKVAAIILFATGAVRLLYK
- a CDS encoding alanine racemase, whose amino-acid sequence is MATIIINKENFYHNLNQIALKTGSVEKIAIVLKDNAYGHGLQLMASLSAEFGIRHAVVRSMEEAKNIKELFRTVLVLGDHAVKDDICSFALNCLNDIENAELGARVELKVDTGMHRNGIAPEELERALQMIQKKDLELVGVMTHFRSADEMGSELFWQQKQFASVKERVKEAGFMNVRFHSHNSAATLRSKTFDEDLVRVGIGAYGYNELPDVFDDIPLKPVLSLSAKKIATRRLKKGERVGYGGDFTAPEEMTVSTYDLGYGDGWCRGDSAHPYITAEGLPILGRVSMDFIILESAKEELVIMNDAQKAARQFGTISYEMTTALSINIERKIVDR
- a CDS encoding agmatine deiminase family protein, translated to MTLTERRMVAEWERQRCVLMSFPHEHTDWHDLENPASLNDALSPFIRIAQAIAYKEAVYIICQHKKKISSMFCSTKNMTFIEIPTNDTWIRDYGYISIEEDGKTKLLNFVFDGWGGKFEAELDNSVNTVLHQKGYMGITPLEHIDFVLEGGSIESDGKGTILTTSQCLCNPNRNGGSTKEEAEYKLKEYLGAKRILWLDYGYLAGDDTDGHIDTLARFTDEATIAYVQCEDSEDEHYHALKAMEEQLRSFRQQNGKPYKLVPLPMCEAKYDKEGKRLPATYANFLITNDALVFPTYSDDHNDSKAEEALRALFPGREMIPVNCLKLIEEGGSLHCSTMQVAY